The window AAAACAAGGTTTTTTATAAAACTCCTTGTTTTTATTATTATTCACAGAATACACTATATTTTTACATTATATGTTAGAGGATTAAACGCACTTATCGCCAATATTACTATTAGGTGTCTATAAATCCTTTTATTGGCAGCTGGTATTTATGAACAGATAAACTGCAATGCTTAATAATACTACAGCGAAATTTAGCAATTAACGGAGCCATGGGGACGGTTCGAGCGTCACCGTAGTGCAACGAAGGTCCGAAGGGAAGACAATGGAACCGTCCCTATGGCGTTGCCCCAATAATGTAGGAATGTAAAGAAAAGAGTAACCTTTCGCTGCAGTAATAATTATTTTATGTAATTTTATGCTTTGCATAGACATAGATATAGAGAGTTGGGTTAAAAATTCCATTAAGGGGGAGAGGTAAATGTACTCAAGGAAAGAATGTGTATCCATGATCCTGGCTGGAGGTCAGGGCAGCAGACTTGGCATCTTGACAAAAAAAATTGCCAAACCAGCCCTTTCATTTGGTGGTAAATATAGAATTATTGATTTTACTTTAAGTAATTGTTCAAACTCAGGAATTACTAGTGTTGGCGTGCTTACCCAGTACCAGCCTTTAATTCTAAACACTTACATTGGAATTGGCTCCCCATGGGATCTAGATCGAAGAAATGATGGAGTTAGTCTTTTACCTCCCTATGCCAGGGATGAAAGCAGGGAGTGGTATAAAGGTACTGCAAATGCAATATACCAAAATATGGATTTCATTGATATGTTCGATCCGGAATATGTGCTTATACTGTCAGGCGACCACATCTATAAGATGGACTACTCATTAATGATGGAATTTCATAAAGAAAATAATGCCGATGCAACCATTGCAGTTTTAAAAGTATCCCTGGAAGATGCACCCCGTTTTGGAATAATGAACACAGATGAAAATGGTCAAATAATTGAATTTGAGGAAAAGCCCAAGGTTCCCAAAAGTGATTTAGCTTCCATGGGAGTATATATTTTTAATTGGAAATTACTAAAAAACAACTTAGTCAATGACGATTGTGATCCAAACTCCAGCCATGACTTTGGAAAGGATATTATACCAAAAATGATTAAGGCAGGTAATAGACTCTTTGCATTTCCATTTGACAGGTATTGGAAGGATGTAGGAACCATAGAGAGTTTATGGGAAGCTAATATGGATTTATTGTCAGACCAACCATCCCTGGATCTTTATGACAACAAATGGAAAATATACTCGGCTAATCTAGCCTATCCACC of the Desulfitibacter alkalitolerans DSM 16504 genome contains:
- a CDS encoding glucose-1-phosphate adenylyltransferase, translated to MYSRKECVSMILAGGQGSRLGILTKKIAKPALSFGGKYRIIDFTLSNCSNSGITSVGVLTQYQPLILNTYIGIGSPWDLDRRNDGVSLLPPYARDESREWYKGTANAIYQNMDFIDMFDPEYVLILSGDHIYKMDYSLMMEFHKENNADATIAVLKVSLEDAPRFGIMNTDENGQIIEFEEKPKVPKSDLASMGVYIFNWKLLKNNLVNDDCDPNSSHDFGKDIIPKMIKAGNRLFAFPFDRYWKDVGTIESLWEANMDLLSDQPSLDLYDNKWKIYSANLAYPPHYIGDKAVINQSLINEGCLIYGKVSHSVISTGVIIGESSEIKDSIIMPNVKIGKNVRIEKAIIGEDTIIGHDTIIKWQDIVGCSDSPIEFDNSGITVIGEKAYISKFECTKKVR